The genomic interval ACGCTTCAGTGAACAGAATTAGTAAAGGAGAAAGACAGCGTGAAAAAAACATCTAATATGGGCAGGAAGCTGCCCATTCTTTTTATTATCTTTTGTCTCTGCTGGTCAAGTCTTAGTTTTGCTGCAACCGAACCGAGTCTCGAGCTAGAATCAGGAAGTATAACAGGAGATACGGTGACGCTTTCTTTGAAGTTAAATAGTGATGGGAACATACGTGGGATACAATTTGATCTAAACTATGATAAATCCGAGTTGACGTTTCTTCGTTCCAGCAGCGGCCCGCTTTCTGAGAATTTTTTTGTAGAAGGTAACCCGGAAAATAGTAGAGTCGTTATTGCTAGTTTCAATCGGAACCTTCCTTCTGGTGAAGGGAAGATAGCTGATCTTCAATTTAAGGTGAATAAGGAATTAGGAAGCTCGGGAGCCACTGTGCAGCTTACGAGAATTCTTGTGTCTGACGGAACGGGTAAAGAGGTGAGCATCAACCTTCTGAATGGAGGAACGGCTGTCATTGCGCCTGCTGAGGGAGGATCGACCCCTTCCCCCCGCCCAACACCAACGCCAGCTCCAGGTGGGGGCGCACCGGGTGGAGGAGCACCTGCACCAACGCCAGCTCCAGGTGGGGGTGCACCGGGTGGAGGAGCACCTGCACCAACGCCAGCTCCAGGAGGAGGAGCACCTGCACCAGTGAAGGTTCCGGAACCACGAGGAGNTGGGGGTGCACCGGGTGGAGGAGCACCTGCACCAACGCCAGCTCCAGGAGGAGGAGCACCTGCACCAGTGAAGGTTCCGGAACCACGAGGAGCTATTGAAATGGAGAATTTATTCAAACAGATGCTGACTGAACCTTCTGCTTCTCTGGATGTCAAAAGTCAACTGAAACAGGAAGAAGTCCTTAAACAATCTGCTGAACAACTTTTAGCTTTGACTTCTTCCGAGACTTTAACGAATCAGGTTCAAGTGAAGGATGGAGTTGCGACGGCTGTTCTTGATGCGAAGACCTTAGAAAGTGCTATTGGCAAAATGGCCAAAAAGAAAACCGAGTTAGAACAGTCTCTAAAAGCCAAAGGAATCACGCAAGCTTTAAATCCAAGCGTTCAGCTCGTTTTTCCGAAGGATAAGCTGAACGGAACGGTTGAGATTCAGATTCCGAAGGAATTGAAACAACAGCTTCAATCCATTGATGCTCTTCATATTCACTTAGAAGACAAGATGATGGTTCAAGTCAAGACGAAAGAAATTCTAGCAAAGAAGGATCAGAACTTCGTTCTTCAAGTGAAAGAAGTGGGAACAACCGGGCCGCCGGCAGGAAGCTTTAAGTTTCCTTCTTTCCAGGTAACAGGACCGCAGGCTGCTCTCGTTAGCGTGGATATTACGAACTGGTTAAAGCAGGGCCAATCAGCAGATCGTCTAACCTCCTATCAATGGAAGCAAAACAAGTGGATGCCAACAGGGGCCAAATGGAATGCAACTGACTCGACTCTTCAGTTCCAAGTGAAGACAGATGCCCCATTTGCCATTCAAGAGATAGCATCAACCTATAAAGATCTAGGACCTGTTGCTTCTTGGGCTCAAAATCCAATCGAAGTTATGTCAGGCCATGGCTTCATAGATGGCCGCAATGCGTTAACCTTTGATCCAAGCAAGCCAATTACCCGTGGGGAGTTTGTGCAGATTATAGTCCGAGCGCTAGGTTTAGGAGATGGGCAAGCCAAGGCGGCCTTTGGCGATGTTTCAATGGAGCATCCTTACTATGACGAGATTAGTGCGGCAAGTAATTCAGGCATTATAGCTGGCTTCGGTGGCAATCAATTCCGTCCAAACGACCCCATTACCCGTGAGCAAATGGCGACAATTATTTCTAAAACCCTTGATCCATCGGTCAAAGGCAAACTGAAGCCAAACACCGATGCTGCGATTCAACGCTTTGACGATAAAGCCGCGATTGCCGACTGGGCGAAGGAAGCAGTAGCCTCTAGTGTTCAATTACAGTGGATGACGGGAGTCAAAGTGGATGAGTTCAAGCCTAAGGATTTGGCTACGCGTGCTCAAGCCACCGTCATGATGTATCAGATTTGGAGTCAGAAGTAGTCGCATGGTTCAATCAAGGCAATGCGCTGCAGTGCAGAAGAAAAGAGGAATGATGATGGCAAAACGAAAAAATAATAGGACTTTGCGGACTTTCACGAAGCCACTTCTTCTTTTTTTAGTCCTCATGCTTTTGGTTCAACCGATTATGGGCATTCCTAGCACACAGGCTCAGAGCCCGTTAGAGCTCAAGATCGGCAGTAAAGAAGTATTGAGAGGAGAAAGAATTTCCTTGCCCGTCTATTTGACCAGCGATGGTCAAG from Ammoniphilus sp. CFH 90114 carries:
- a CDS encoding S-layer homology domain-containing protein, yielding MKKTSNMGRKLPILFIIFCLCWSSLSFAATEPSLELESGSITGDTVTLSLKLNSDGNIRGIQFDLNYDKSELTFLRSSSGPLSENFFVEGNPENSRVVIASFNRNLPSGEGKIADLQFKVNKELGSSGATVQLTRILVSDGTGKEVSINLLNGGTAVIAPAEGGSTPSPRPTPTPAPGGGAPGGGAPAPTPAPGGGAPGGGAPAPTPAPGGGAPAPVKVPEPRGXGGAPGGGAPAPTPAPGGGAPAPVKVPEPRGAIEMENLFKQMLTEPSASLDVKSQLKQEEVLKQSAEQLLALTSSETLTNQVQVKDGVATAVLDAKTLESAIGKMAKKKTELEQSLKAKGITQALNPSVQLVFPKDKLNGTVEIQIPKELKQQLQSIDALHIHLEDKMMVQVKTKEILAKKDQNFVLQVKEVGTTGPPAGSFKFPSFQVTGPQAALVSVDITNWLKQGQSADRLTSYQWKQNKWMPTGAKWNATDSTLQFQVKTDAPFAIQEIASTYKDLGPVASWAQNPIEVMSGHGFIDGRNALTFDPSKPITRGEFVQIIVRALGLGDGQAKAAFGDVSMEHPYYDEISAASNSGIIAGFGGNQFRPNDPITREQMATIISKTLDPSVKGKLKPNTDAAIQRFDDKAAIADWAKEAVASSVQLQWMTGVKVDEFKPKDLATRAQATVMMYQIWSQK